A single region of the Etheostoma cragini isolate CJK2018 chromosome 3, CSU_Ecrag_1.0, whole genome shotgun sequence genome encodes:
- the zc3h4 gene encoding zinc finger CCCH domain-containing protein 4 isoform X2 has translation MFLSAKCEGNLSQPEDGELEEGELEDDGGDVEEVEIGGGTSAAAGTGGEGGGVEGGDEAGGGGEAGGEEAGERSQRSKERHASSNSDEDRSHRRKRKRKKEREREREKRRSKKKRKSKHKRHPSSDDDHSDFSDDSDYSPSEKRKYREYSPQYPPPSHGGYGGSKKGTYMKMEKQSYAGYDDFEEDNFEGEEEEDIGDEDYDDFTKELNQYRKAKEGGGGRGRGGSTAAGLKLSKLKNRLGGKGRMKNQRGRGGMRGGRRGRGGSRGRGGRGGGGGGGGGGGKMGGDNDDGEGYGEDMEYGDDDYDNMGGGGGDDDYEDYSKELNQYKKCRGRGGKGGRGRGRGKGGRGMLRGGRGRNRGRGRGDMMNDDDNNGDMDNGDGVGAGDGPGPGRRNHNEKHQDKKGKAICKYYIEGRCTWGDHCNFSHDIELPKKKELCKFYITGFCARADHCPYMHGEFPCKLFHTTGNCVNGDECMFSHDALNDDTQDLLNKMLEEDAEAGAEDEKEVEELKKQGINPLPKPPPGVGLLPTPPRPVPLEANTGSGDFGGPPLADFGGLSAPNQGPISNKGPPGPGPIPGPNPCAGPPLHCPDGNPFQGGPPNPSGPPPHMGPPPPCGGGGGGMGKKIPSLFEIKVQPTGQLAHKLAVRGQTPSGNQGQTAAPGPQGAPGAPPPCFPAPPGMMPPDMQNMGPNLGMNQGPPNMGPGGPPMMGGFASGDGPPHGGAMPPGPPPGGGNFFNNFFNQDSMNMEGVVQEGDNYQGFAGMDERGGAGNGGHQSGGSQDSSANGASANQGGISVPDFLPPAQRVLFMRIQQKQQEEEERARRMAEGGAEKSRDMEGDSGNWYSSEDEDGGGSVTSILKTLRQQTKAPQKSDAPLSDPRLQKASPANAPARPADPRLARDPRLARAGDPADSTHAIPAVSSSGPPADPRLARLTTAGSAGSTSHSHPAPKPEPPLVYKPPPLTTPVAEEEETERVLRDKPVPIPLDPLMGMALRDPRSQLQQFSHIKKDILLHMPAFAKAITWSPEDLLPLPIPKQDLLPLPPGIPPVSSIDPRLTRTKQPLQSSLPHSQPPPVQPPPSSLDPPAPSSSTSSLPDFELLSRILKTVNSSPSQTPSPPLLTAPIAPMSLLGPPPPMPMPPPPAEKPVDPRMSRKILADPRLQPQKSALKQPSDPVPPPVSSTSPASTSSSSPPTIAPYDPRLLSSGGAGRSVGVGAPGGASVLSNISLYDPRTNKPGSPGSSSGSNNSPNSASTESKPSEPPAGKPKSKEPLFVRKSALDQPEPEKSAEQGTDRYNSYNRPRPKPAPSPNTAAQGGPAAAAAGAGQGAPGAAGDQGPAGVHSLPVSSLFGVVKQAAKPGGTGSPFGGNSPVQSDQATTEQDNASLKDVFKGFDPTASPFCQ, from the exons atgtttttgagtGCAAAATGTGAAGGAAACCTGTCACA GCCAGAGGATGGAGAGCTGGAGGAGGgcgagctggaggatgatgggggtgatgtggaggaggtggagatcGGTGGAGGTACGTCGGCAGCAGCAGGAACAGGAGGAGAAGGCGGCGGCGTAGAAGGCGGGGATGAAGCGGGCGGAGGAGGTGAAGCGGGAGGAGAAGAGGCTGGGGAGAGGTCTCAGCGAAGCAAGGAGCGCCACGCCAGCAGCAATTCAGACGAGGACAGATCCCACCGTcgcaagaggaagaggaagaaggagagggagcgagaaagggagaagaggaggtcCAAGAAAAAACGCAAATCCAAACACAAA cgtCATCCATCCTCTGATGATGACCACTCTGACTTCAGTGACGACTCTGACTACAGTCCCAGTGAGAAGAGGAAGTACAGAGAGTACAGTCCACAGTACCCCCCTCCA TCTCATGGGGGCTACGGCGGCTCAAAGAAGGGCACCTACATGAAGATGGAAAAGCAGAGCTACGCCGGCTACGATGATTTTGAAGAGGACAACTttgagggagaggaagaggaggacattGGGGATGAAGACTATGATGACTTCACCAAGGAGCTCAACCAGTACCGCAAGGCCAAGGAGGGAGGAGGCGGCCGCGGGCGAGGTGGGTCCACGGCAGCCGGGTTAAAGCTGTCCAAGTTGAAAAATAGACTCG gggGCAAGGGTCGCATGAAAAACCAGAGAGGCCGTGGAGGAATGAGGGGAGGGCggaggggaagaggaggaagcagaggaagaggaggtcgaggaggaggtggaggaggaggaggaggaggaggaaagatgGGAGGAGACAACGACGATGGAGAGGGCtatggagaagacatggag TACGGAGATGATGACTATGACAAcatgggtggtggtggtggagatgATGACTACGAGGACTACTCGAAAGAACTTAATCAGTACAAAAAGTGCAGAGGCAGAG GAGGTAAAGGTGGCCGCGGACGAGGGAGGGGTAAAGGAGGGCGGGGTATGCTCAGAGGAGGACGGGGTCGAAACCGCGGGAGAGGAAGAGGTGACATGATGAACGATGACGACAACAACGGGGACATGGACAACGGG GACGGAGTTGGAGCAGGCGATGGACCTGGACCAGGGAGGAGAAATCACAATGAGAAGCACCAGGATAAGAAAGGAAAGGCCATCTGCAAGTACTACATCGAGGGACGATGCACCTGG GGGGACCACTGCAACTTCAGCCATGACATTGAGCTGCCCAAGAAGAAGGAGCTTTGCAAGTTCTACATCACTGGATTCTGTGCCCGAGCCGACCACTGTCCTTACATGCATG GTGAATTCCCCTGTAAGCTGTTCCACACCACGGGGAACTGTGTCAACGGCGACGAATGCATGTTCTCCCATGATGCCCTCAATGATGACACCCAGGACCTGCTCAACAAG ATGCTGGAGGAGGATGCAGAGGCCGGAGCAGAGGATgagaaggaggtggaggagctgaagaagcAGGGGATCAACCCTCTCCCCAAACCCCCTCCTGGAGTTGGCCTCCTCCCCACCCCCCCTCGGCCTGTTCCTCTAGAAGCCAACACAGGTTCTGGGGACTTTGGTGGGCCTCCGCTGGCTGACTTTGGGGGTCTTTCTGCGCCTAACCAGGGGCCCATTTCTAACAAAGGTCCCCCAGGACCAGGGCCTATTCCTGGGCCCAACCCCTGTGCTGGTCCCCCTCTCCATTGCCCTGATGGAAATCCCTTCCAAGGCGGACCCCCAAATCCCAGTGGCCCCCCTCCCCACATGGGCCCCCCACCTCCTTGTGGTGGAGGGGGAGGTGGCATGGGGAAGAAGATCCCCTCACTGTTTGAGATTAAAGTTCAGCCAACGGGACAGCTGGCTCACAAACTGGCCGTCAG AGGCCAGACTCCCAGTGGCAACCAGGGTCAGACTGCAGCACCTGGACCCCAAGGGGCCCCTGGTGCCCCTCCCCCTTGCTTCCCTGCTCCCCCAGGCATGATGCCCCCTGACATGCAGAACATGGGACCCAACCTTGGGATGAACCAGGGGCCCCCCAACATGGGCCCCGGCGGACCGCCCATGATGGGCGGATTTGCGTCTGGTGACGGACCTCCACATGGAGGTGCTATGCCTCCAGGTCCTCCTCCGGGCGGAGGAAACTTCTTCAACAACTTCTTCAATCAGGACAGTATGAATATGGAGGGAGTGGTGCAAGAAG GTGACAACTACCAGGGTTTTGCCGGTATGGACGAGAGAGGAGGAGCGGGGAACGGTGGTCATCAGTCGGGTGGCAGTCAAGACAGCTCTGCTAATGGAGCCTCAGCCAATCAAGGAGGGATTTCTGTGCCGGACTTCCTGCCTCCGGCGCAGCGCGTCCTGTTCATGAGGATCCAACAGAAGcagcaggaagaagaggaaagagctCGCAGGATGGCTGAGGGAGGAGCGGAGAAGAGTAGAGACATGGAAG GTGACTCCGGGAACTGGTACTCCAGTGAGGATGAGGATGGCGGAGGTAGTGTGACCTCCATCTTAAAGACACTCCGTCAGCAGACCAAGGCTCCTCAGAAATCTGACGCCCCGCTGAGCGACCCTCGCCTCCAGAAGGCCTCCCCTGCCAACGCTCCAGCTCGGCCAGCAGACCCCCGCTTGGCTCGGGACCCACGTCTGGCACGTGCTGGAGATCCGGCCGACTCCACCCACGCAATACCCGCTGTATCTTCCTCCGGACCGCCTGCAGACCCCAGGCTAGCCCGGCTAACTACTGCTGGTTCCGCCGGATCCACCTCCCACTCGCATCCTGCTCCTAAACCAGAGCCTCCTCTCGTCTACAAACCCCCGCCGCTTACAACCCCGGtagcggaggaggaggagacggagCGGGTTCTACGGGATAAGCCGGTGCCGATTCCCCTGGACCCGCTCATGGGTATGGCTCTGAGAGACCCACGCTCGCAGCTGCAGCAGTTCAGCCACATCAAGAAGGATATTCTTCTCCACATGCCGGCCTTCGCCAAAGCCATCACCTGGTCCCCTGAGGATCTTCTTCCTCTCCCCATACCCAAGCAGGACCTCCTACCACTCCCACCAGGCATCCCTCCAGTCTCCTCCATAGACCCACGTCTGACCCGCACTAAGCAGCCGCTCCAATCATCGCTCCCTCACTCACAGCCTCCTCCTGTCCagcctcctccctcctctttggACCCCCCTGCTCcttcttcctccacctcctccctcccAGATTTTGAACTCCTGTCTCGTATCCTGAAGACTGTCAACTCCAGCCCGTCCCagaccccctcccctcccctcttaACCGCCCCTATTGCCCCTATGTCGCTGCTGGGTCCACCTCCCCCCATGCCTATGCCTCCCCCACCTGCAGAAAAGCCCGTTGACCCCCGTATGTCCCGTAAGATCCTCGCAGATCCACGTCTCCAGCCCCAGAAGTCAGCACTTAAGCAGCCGTCTGACCCTGTGCCTCCTCCCGTCTCCTCTACTTCTCCAGCATCAACATCTAGCTCTTCTCCCCCAACAATCGCCCCCTATGACCCAAGGCTGCTCTCCTCAGGTGGGGCAGGCCGCAGTGTTGGCGTCGGGGCACCAGGGGGAGCCAGTGTGCTGAGCAACATCAGTCTGTATGATCCTCGGACTAACAAACCAGGCAGCCCTGGTAGCAGCAGTGGCTCGAACAACTCCCCCAACTCAGCCAGCACAGAGTCCAAACCCAGTGAGCCCCCGGCAGGTAAACCTAAGTCTAAGGAACCCCTGTTTGTTCGGAAGTCTGCGTTGGACCAACCAGAGCCAGAAAAAAGTGCAGAGCAAGGAACCGATCGATACAACAGCTATAACAGACCCCGGCCTAAGCCTGCACCCTCACCCAACACAGCTGCTCAGGGAGGGCCGGCGGCAGCAGCTGCTGGCGCAGGCCAGGGGGCTCCGGGAGCTGCTGGGGATCAGGGGCCTGCGGGAGTCCACAGCCTACCAGTGTCCTCTTTATTTGGTGTGGTGAAGCAGGCGGCCAAGCCAGGCGGGACCGGCAGCCCCTTTGGAGGCAACAGTCCGGTGCAGTCTGACCAGGCGACCACAGAGCAAGACAACGCATCGCTGAAGGACGTTTTCAAAGGCTTTGACCCCACAGCCTCGCCCTTCTGccagtga